In Sinobacterium caligoides, the sequence CCGATCAACATACCAACAGAAGTAATAAACAAGACATAAAAAAAGTAGGCCGACTGACCCGTCGACAGCCATAGAAATAGGTTAAATAACACCATAATCAATACGGTGCCGTAATACATACCTCGAACAAACCGCAGTTCAGAAATCGTATTAAGCAACTTACGCTCAGAACTAAAGACCAGCGGTAAATCTAAGAAACCTTGATGCTCAACGCGAAAGAGGAATGTATAGTGGCTATTTGGCTCTAGGTTAAAAGGGTAGTAAAGATCCGTATGACGAATCGGCCGCTTAGAGAAAGCCTCCAATAACCCTAGACTTAACTGACTAACGACCTCACCATCACGAATAATAGTGAGCTGAGCATGGTTAACATTGCCATTCCTGACCCCTAGCACCCAGGGCTCCGTTAACACATCCTTAGTAACCAAGCTCACCTCAAACCACTGCACATTATTAACCGAACCAAGCGCTACATTCTCATCGAGAGCAACCTGCCACGGTAGTGATTCCGAGCGTGCAAACACCTCCCTCGCTTGTAAAGTCTCGATTTCAGGGAAATAACGCACTTTATTACCAACAGCTAAGTAGCCGGTATCTTGTACGGCAGCATCAAAAACAAGGGGCTCAGGTTGTTGTTCCGCACTGGCTGTGACGATATAAAATAGAGAAATTAATACACCGAGTGCTCGAACTAAGGTACTGACTATAGGCACGATAACGGGTACTCCTCACCCAAAGCAATCACCAAAAGTTGGCTTATAATTATTATACAAGCTGGTTAAGCAGCTTAATTAAAGGAGATAAAAAATAGCCTCTTAGCAAATCTATCATACTCATGCCTTTATTCAAATCGACCATGCAAAATTGATAACTCGCCACTAATCTACATACCTATACCCATTTCTTGTTATCATTCATCTCCATACTTAAATCACACCGATCTGCCAATGCCTCATTCAACACCTAACCCATGGCGTCACCACTTCCCCCTTATCGACCAACCGTCCTGTGATGTTAACAGGTTAAGTTATCTAGATAGTGCCGCCACCAGTCAAAAGCCACAATGCGTTATTGACGCAATAGAGCAGTACTATCGGCACTATAACGCCAATGTACACCGTGCCGCCCACACCCTTTCTGCCCGGTCAACCAGTGCTTATGAGGACTGTCGTGACAAAGTCGCGGATTTTATTGGCGCCAATGAAAGCAATGAGGTCATTTTTACTAGCGGCACGACCGAAGGTTTTAACTTACTCGCCAACACCCTTCCCTATGTTGAGGGTCAACGCTGGCAGGAAGGCGACGAGGTAATCCTCTCAACGTTAGAGCACCACGCCAACATTGTCCCCTGGCAAATGCTGGCAGAGCGTCTAGGGCTAGTGATAAAAGTTATCCCCCTAGACTGCAATGGCGACCTCTCAATTCCCCATTACCAAGCGCTCCTCGGCCCACGCACACGCCTGGTCAGCCTCACTCACGTATCAAACACCCTTGGCACTATCAACCCTATCAAAGAGCTTACACGATTAGCACACGCCAACAGTAGCCTCGTCGCCATCGACGGTGCGCAGGCATGTGCCCACCTCGACATTGATGTACAAGAGATTGGCTGTGACTTTTACCTGTTTTCTGGTCATAAAATGTACGCACCAACGGGTAGTGGTATCTTGTGGGGAAAATATCCATTATTAAACCTTCTACCGCCTTGGCAAGGCGGCGGTGAAATGATCAAAACGGTTAGCTTTGAGAAGGTTCAATATAATCAGCTGCCCTATCGCCTGGAGGCCGGCACACCAAACATTAGCGCCATCATTGGGCTCGGCGCCGCCATTGATTACCTCAGTAGCATCGACCGACAGCAGGTCTTACGTTATGAGCAAAAACTATGCAGTAGCGCAAAAACTCAGCTTGCCGACATTGAGGGCATCAACATTATTGGTGAACCTAAAGTTCAGGGCAGTTTGTTTTCTTTCCTAATAGATGGCTGCGAGCCTAGTGACATAGCAACTCTGTTAGATGAGCAGGGTGTCGCCGTTCGTAGCGGCCACCACTGCACACAACCCTTGATGACCTCGCTCAACCTTACCGGCACCGTACGCGCATCCTTTGCCCTCTATAACAACGAGGACGACGTTAACGCTCTCGTTACTGCCGTCCATAAAGCTTGTGAGTTATTGTTATGACACACCTAATCACTCAACCATCAGCTTCGGGGCAGCTAGCGGCCCTGGCGCAGCAATCTCCACTCGGCCAAACAATCAACGACAGCCAACTGATCACGCAGATGAATAACTGCCCCGACTGGGAGTCTCGCTACCGCATCATCATGCAGCTCGGCAAACAACTCCCTCCACTACCCACCGAGCTTCGAACCCCTGAATCCGAGATTCATGGCTGCGAAAGTGATGTATGGCTGGTCGTGGCCCAATATAAAGAACACTACTATATACTCGCCGATAGCCGTGCCAGAATCGTCAAAGGACTAATCGCAGCAGTTATATGTGCGCTTCAAGGTAAAAGTACCGAGGCAATACTCAGCTTCGATCTACCGGATTACTTCCGTCAGCTGTCTTTAGAGAAGCATCTGACACCCTCACGCAGCAATGGCCTAGCCAGCATCATTGAAACGATCAAAAATAGCGTTCAATAACCCCCCCAGATCAAGAAGTGAAGCCGCTATAATCGTAAATACCTATAGCAATAGCATTTCGAATGAATAGACTTGGTGCTCTATAATTATCGAGCAACCCGCGTCACTACGGAGTGAATATGCCTCTGCCCCGCCTTATGATCCTTTTTTCTTTACTTTGCAGCCACTTTACCTATGCAGGCCCCGCTGAGCAGACAGTAAGCAAGCCCGTAATCGGCTCTACCGCCAACTTCCTCGTGGACGGCCATACAGTATTTCGAGCCCGTATTGATACTGGAGCCTCACGTACCTCGATAAATGCCAGCGACATCAAAGTCATTGATGGCGCAGCTAAAATGCGTGATAACGTCGGTAAAGAAGTTGAGTTTACGATTATCAACGCCAAGGGAAAAGAAAGCCGGCAGCGAGCCCGCATTCAAAAAGTCATCCTAATCAAGACGCCACAAGGTAGAGAATCACGCTACCTCGTACCCTTACAGCTGACCTGGAACGGTGTCACCAGCTCTGTCGACGCCAATTTGCGCGATCGCTCAAACATGAACTATAAGCTATTGATTGGTCGGGACTGGCTGGATAGCAATGCCGTTGTCGATGTCAACCCGAAGCGAACCATCGGCGAAATATCGAACTTCCTTATCGAAAACGACCTCGAATTCGAAGCTCGCATCGATACAGGGGCCGCCTCAACCTCGATTAACGCCCATAACATCCGCATCAGCAACGAGTCGCCGAGCATGCTCGATAACATCGGCAAGAAGATTAGCTTCGACCTGATCAACGCTGATGGGCACTCAATAACCGTGCACACCACTATCGCCAAAGTAGTCGACATCACCAACGCGCTCGGCACTGAATATCGCTACAAAGTTCCACTCAAGATCAAGTGGCAAGGTGAGACGGAGATTCTCAACATCAACCTCCGCGACCGCTCTAAGCTCACTTACATGTTACTCATTGGTCGCGACTGGATTGGCCGTAATGTCATCGTCGATGTTAACGACTAGAAGGCCATAAATAAGAGCAGAGCCGCTACTTTGCTGCGCTTTGCTCTTCCTTCTTTTTCAACGCCTCTTGCTTTCTCAAAGCGTCTTTCAGCATCAGCTTCTCCAAAATCTTAGCCACCGCCGCAAAGGCAAAACTCGCCGTGACTACCGTCGCCGCGCCGAAGCCTCCGGAACAATCTAAACGCACCCCGTCTTGCATGACCGCCTTGGTATCACAGGCCGAGCCATCGGGCTGCGGATAACGTAACTTCTCCGTTGAATAAACACAGGGGACAGAAAAGTTTCGCGTCTTGCTGAAGTTGTAGTGTCGGCGAAGTAATCCCTTTACCTTTTTGGCTAACGGGTCGTTGACGGTCTTGGTGAGGTCGACAACAGTAATCTGTGTTGGGTCGATCTGCCCACCTGCTGCCCCCGTTGTCACAATCCCCACTTTCTGGCGCTTACAGTGAGCGATTAAACGCGCTTTATTATTGGCACTATCGATAGCGTCTAGAACATAGTCATAACGCTTATCGATATACTCAAAGAGCGTATCCTCAGTGATAAAATCATCGATCACACGGACATCACACTCAGGGTTGATCTGCCTGATACGTGCCGCCATCACCTCAACCTTAGATTGACCAATCGTGTCGACAAGAGCATGTATCTGCCGATTAGTATTGGTGACGCATATATCATCCATATCGATCAAGGTAATCGTACCAATACCACTACGTGCTAATGCTTCCGCAGCCCAGGACCCCACGCCACCAATACCGACCACGCAGACGTGCGAGCGCAAGAACAAAGCTGCACTATCTTTGCCATAGAGGCGGCCGATGCCGCCGAACCGCTGCTGATAAGAGTCCACCATCACATCACACCATTTAGAGAAGAGTCACCGGAATGAGCGGCATTATACCCAGATAGCACAGCACCACCAATAAGGGCCAACGCTGTGGCTAATCCTTACCTAAATTCTGAATCAATATCTGCGTTGCCATATCAATCATTCCCTCACGTGCACCTCTATCCACATAGATGCCATCAATAAGCAGTCGGCTCAAACCATGTAAACAGGCCCAGACGACCTGGGAGTAACGCAACGCATCGGCAGTCATCGGTAGCACACCCTCTCGCTGCCACTGCTCAACCGTCTTAACAAAGCCTTTAAACGCTGCATATGACACCTCTTTCAAGGAGTCCGATGCTGCTGCCTGCTTCCAAATTTCTCGACCAAACATTAAGTCATAGTAGGCAGAATGCTCCATCGCAAAGTCAATATAGGCGGCGACATAGGCTCGCATACGCAGCTCATGGCAACCACTACTTAAGCGAGCGACCCGCCCGAGGATCTCGGTATAGTGAATAAACCCATCCTCTGCTACCGCACAGAGTAACGCCTGCTTACTATCAAAGTGATGATAAAGTGCTGTACGCGACACCCCCACTCGATCAGCAAGCTTACGCATACTAATGCCTTCGAAGCCAAGTTCATCGATCATCTCAACCGCCTCATCGAGGAGGCTGCGGCGTAGATCCCCATGATGGTATGTTTTCTTTATGGTTGTCATAGGCTCAATTTAGCAGCCAATCTTGACAGTGTCAAAATTGAAGTTTATGGTGATGACATTATGGCATAGAACGCTAATCGAAGCGTCGCCTAGTCAATCAACGACTATTAATGGAGAGAGACCCCCGATGACAACCGCCGACTCGCACTACCCACACCTGCTACAGCCACTAGATCTCGGTTTTACCACGCTCAAAAACCGTAGTTTAATGGGCTCGATGCATACCGGCCTCGAGGAGGCACCCGGTGGTCACGTGCGTATGGCCGCCTACTTTGCCGAGCGGGCGCGTGGCGGTGTAGGACTCATCGTCACCGGTGGCTTTGGCCCTAACGTCGAAGGCTCTACCCATGAGCACACCAAGCTAATCAACAGCGATGAAGACATCGCCAATCATCGAGTCATCACCGATGCCGTACATGCCGAGGACGGTAAGATCTGCATGCAGATCTTACACACTGGCCGCTACGCCATGAGCGAGAAACTCGTTGGTCCCTCTGCAATCAAAGCACCTATCAACTTCTTTACGCCACACCCGTTAACTGCCGAAGAAATAGAAAAGCAGACTCAGGACTTCATTTTCACCGCTAAGATGGCACAAGAAGCCGGTTACGACGGCGTTGAAATCATGGGCTCAGAGGGCTACTTCCTTAATCAATTTATCGCCCAGCGCACCAACCATCGTGATGATGCCTGGGGCGGCAGCTACCAAAACCGCATCCGCCTCCCCATCGACGTGGTGCGCCGTGTACGCGAAGCTGTCGGTGAGGCCTTCATCATCATCTACCGTCTATCAATGCTCGACCTTGTTGAAGGTGGCAGCAGCTTCGATGAGGTTGTCGAGCTGGGCAAGGAGATCGAAAAGGCAGGTGCCACACTGATCAACACCGGCATTGGCTGGCATGAGGCGCGCATCCCGACCATCGCCACCAAGGTGCCTCGCGCCGCCTTCACTTGGGTCACGGCCCGCTTCAAACAAGAGTTATCCATCCCACTGATTACCTCCAACCGTATTAATACACCCGATGTCGCCGAACAAGTGCTCGCCCGCGGTGACGCCGACATGGTTTCCATGGCTCGCCCATTCCTCGCCGACCCTGAATTCGTCAACAAAGCGGCGGCGGGACAGAGTGAACTGATTAACACCTGCATCGGCTGTAACCAGGCCTGCCTGGATCACGTTTTCAGCATGAAGATGACCAGCTGCTTAGTCAATCCACGCGCCTGCCACGAAACAGAACTCAACCTGATCCCTGTCACCAACGTCAAAAAGATCGCCGTTATCGGTGCTGGTCCGGCCGGGCTCTCATGCGCCACTGCGGCCGCAGAACGAGGCCACCAGGTAACGCTCTTTGATCGGGCGGCTAATATCGGCGGCCAGTTCAATGTCGCGAAGCAGGTGCCGGGAAAAGAAGAGTTCTACGAGACTATTCGCTACTTTGGTAACCGCATTAAGCAGACGCAGGTTGAACTTAAACTCAACACCAGCGTGACCGCCAGCGACCTCAATGAGGGCGACTTTGATGAGGTCGTCATCGCCACCGGCATCACCCCACGCACCCCGCCTATCGACGGCGTCGATCACCCCAAGGTACTCAATTACCTCGATGTATTGCGCGACAAAAAAGCGGTCGGCAAGCGCGTCGCTGTTATCGGCGCCGGCGGTATCGGCTTTGATGTCAGTGAATACTTAACCCACGACAGCAGCCACGTTGCCACCAGTCAAGACATTCCTGCCTTCATGGCACAGTGGGGCGTCGATATGACCTTCCAAGCCCGCGGTGGTGTCGAAGGCATGCAGCCACAGCTGCCAACGCCCGCCCGCGAGGTCTACCTGCTACAGCGCAAAGACTCCAAAGTCGGTGCTGGCCTCGGCAAGACCACCGGCTGGATTCATCGCACAGGCCTCAAGATGGCCGGTGTAAAGATGCTCAATAGCTGCGAGTACGTCAAGATAGACGATAATGGTTTACACCTGAATGTTGCCGGTGAAGCACAAGTCCTACCTGTGGATAACATTATCATCTGCGCAGGCCAAGACCCGCTACGCGAGCTAGTCGATGGCCTAGAGAAACCTCACCATCTCATTGGCGGAGCCGATGTGGCTGCAGAGCTCGACGCTAAGCGTGCAATCGACCAGGGAACGCGCCTCGCCGCAACACTGTAACTATAGCGACTAGGCCTCTCTCTTCTTGAGAGGCCTCCCTCTTTCGATAAGCTATTTTTGATGAGCCATGATAGAGCCATAAAAAAAGCGAGCCAGCTTAAAGCTAAACTCGCCCTACAACTAACTGTATCTAGGTTAAATCACCCTTAGAGCAACTCTTTAAATACGCGTGGCTGGTAACTCTTCTCACAGTAGTGGCAACTCAAGTTAACCACCTCCGCTCTCACCTTGACGTGGAATCGACTGCTCACCTGCTCCTCATGGGTAATACAGTTGCTATTGGGGCAACTCAATACCCCCACCACCGTCTCTGGCAGGTTTACTGTATACTTATCAACTACATTATAATTATCAATGACGTTGATCGTCGCCTCACCAGCAAACAGAGAAAGCTGATTGGCTTGCTCGCGGGTAAACTGGGTATTCTCAATCTTAATGATATCTTTACGGTCGCCGCTAGCCGTGCGGAGATTCAGACCTATCGTTATACAATCAGGTTTATCCGTTAACTGGAAAAACTTCAGTATTCTAATGCCCATTCCCTGCGGAATATGGTCGATCACAGTACCGACCTCAATTGCCCGAACCTGCATTTTATTTGGCATCACACACCTCCTCTTTGAGCACTAAGCTCAGTAGCGCTTGACGTGCATAGACGCCGTTTTGAGCCTGCTGAAAGTAATAAGCGTAGGGCGTCTTATCGACATCCGTGGTGATCTCATCGACCCGAGGCAACGGGTGCAAGACTTTAAGGTTGTCCTTCACCCCTGCCAACATAGTGGCGTTTAGCACATACTTCGACTTCATATGCTGATATTCCGTCGGATCAAAACGCTCCTTCTGCACCCGCGTTACATAGAGGATATCCAGCTCAGGTAGTAATTCGTCAAACTCATCAAGCTTAGTAAACTTTACTCCGCTATCAGTTAGTTGATCACACAAATAGTCAGGCATCTGCAATACGTCAGGCGCAACAAAGTAAAACTCACAATCGAACAGCGATAACGCCTGCGCGAGCGAATGTACTGTTCTCCCATACTTAAGGTCACCAACGAAGGCAACCTTCAAGCCATCAAGCGTCCCCTGGGTTTCATAAATACTGAACAGATCTAGTAACGTTTGCGTCGGATGCTGATTCGCTCCATCACCACCATTAATCACTGGTATATTAGAAAACTCTGACGCCAACCGAGCCGCCCCCTCCTTTGGATGACGCATGAAGAAGGCGTCAGCATAGGAGCTAATCACTTGCACCGAGTCCGCTAAGGTCTCGCCCTTCTTCGCCAACGAAGTGTTACCACCAGAGTCAAAGCCAATAAAACTAGCGCCCAGACGCTGCACCGCCGTCTCAAATGATAGCCTCGTGCGTGTCGAAGCCTCAAAAAAGCAACTGGCGATAATCTTGCCTGCCAGCAGGTTTGGCTGTGGTCGCTCCTTCAGTTGCTTGGCCGTGGAGACAATCAGTTCGAGCTCGTGCCGGGACAGCTCTGCAATAGAAATAATATCTTTGTTATACAGAGTGTTTTTCATTCAACACCTCACAGTGGTTAGAAGCAGATTCGACGCAGCCGATTATAGTCTCGACCGCCCTGTGCTGTCAGGTCTTTGTCGTTATAAATTATCGCTTAATCAGCAAGCAGTGACATTTTTTTTAACCGACTACCACACATCGTCTAAATATGAAAAGATAGAGGGCTTACTATCGTTGTGCGACTACTTAACTAACTACACAACAAGTAGTAGCTGATTTAGAGCTAAGCTCTAACAATAATTCGCTGGAGCGAGACATGGCCTTTAACTTACGCAATCGGAACTTTCTTAAACTATTGGATTTCTCCCCGAAGGAGATCAGTTACCTGATCGACCTCGCCGGAGACTTAAAGCGCGCCAAGTATGCCGGCTGTGAACAGCCACGATTGGCGGGGAAGAATATCGCACTGATCTTCGAAAAGGCCTCCACCCGAACTCGGTGCGCCTTCGAGGTTGCCGCTTTCGACCAAGGTGCGCGAGTCACTTATCTCGGACCCAGTGGCTCGCAGATAGGCCAGAAGGAATCAATGAAGGACACCGCCCGCGTCCTCGGTCGTATGTATGATGGTATCGAGTACCGTGGTTTTGGCCAAGCTATAGTCGAAGAACTCGGCGAATACGCCGGTGTTCCGGTCTGGAACGGCTTGACTGATGAATTTCACCCCACACAAATACTCGCTGACTTCCTCACGATGTTAGAGCATGGTAACGGCAAGCAACTCAATCAAATGAGTTTTGCCTATCTTGGCGACGCGCGCAACAACATGGGTAACTCGTTGATGGTCGGTGCCGCAAAGATGGGGATGGACATCCGTCTCGTTGCACCAAAAACGTACTGGCCCGAGACCGAACTCGTTGAGCAATGCAAAGCGATTGCCGAAACAACCGGTGCAAAAATCACCCTGACCGAAGACGTCGCCAGCGGCGTCAAGGGATGTGATTTTCTCTACACCGACGTCTGGGTCTCAATGGGTGAGCCTGCGGAGGCCTGGGACGAACGAATCGCCATCATGACCCCCTATCAAATTAACAGCGATATGCTCGTACTGACTGGCAACCCCGACATCAAATTCATGCACTGCCTGCCAGCGTTCCATGATGACGAGACTGTCGTTGGTAAACAGGTTGCAAACAAGTACGGTATGAATGGCCTCGAAGTGACTGATGAGGTGTTTGAGTCCCATCATTCAATCGTCTTTGATGAAGCCGAGAACCGCATGCACACCATCAAGGCAATCATGGTCGCGACCCTAGGCAGCTAACCCATCATTGCCCTTCGGCGGGTGAGCTATGAACAGCTCACCCCCGTCCCCTTCAGCCCACAATAGCCCGCCGGGTTCTTATCTAGATACTGTTGGTGATAGTCTTCCGCGTAATAGAAAGGCACCCCCATTCTGACCTCTGTCGTCACTGTACCAAAGCCACTCCCCGTTAATTTTTGCTGATATTGTTGATAGCTCTGCTCAATCACCGGCTGCTGACTCTCTTTACTAGTATAGATAGCTGAACGGTATTGGCTGCCCGTATCATTACCCTGCCGCAAACCCTGTGTCGGGTCGTGGCTCTCCCAAAAGATAGCCAGTAGCTGTTGTAACGTTGTTTTAAGGGGGTCGAAAACTACCAGCACAACTTCGGTATGCCCTGTCAAACCTGTACAGACTTGCTGGTAGCTCGGGTAGGCCGTTTCACCACCTGCATAACCTACCGCCGTGACCGCCACGCCTGGCTGCTGCCAAAGACGTCGTTCAGCCCCCCAAAAGCACCCCATACCCAATAGAACCACTTCGTACTCACTAGCAAAAGGGGGGAGCAGCGAAGCCCCCAAGACAGTATGCTCGCCCCCTGGCAGTAACTCTTTCCCACCTTGAGGCGCCTGCTCTCGATTAAACCTATAGATGTTATGTTCATTATTCATATCAGTTCTCACTCACTGAAGCTAAGGATAAATGCCTGACCGTAAGAATACCTTCAGCACACTATCGACAACAGTATTTATCTGCCAACGAAATTAAAAAGTCGCAACAAACAACAACTGATACCAATCTCCTAAAACTCTATCGTTTGAGAGTGTCTATCAATCATTCTCACAAAAAAGAAAACTATTTACGCTAATTCAAAAAAACATATCTAACGTCATAAAAAATTCACAGAATATTATAAGTCATTACTGGCGTAATCAGACTTTCTATACCAAACTGAAGCGATGTGCTTTTACAGCACAACAAAACTCGCCTATCGCAAGGATTGTCGATAAGCCTCTGTGAAAACTTAGGGAAGACTCATGCCACTAATCAATACAGCGCCTGAAGCAGGAAGCACATCAAGTAATTTCAACAGCCACAAAAGCAAACAACATCTCCCCAGCAGTATCTACGACCAAGATGGAAACACCCACCCTCCCTCAAAGCTTATTCGGCGATTATTAACCGACATCCAAGAAAATTATGATATTCAACAACCTGGTTGCTTTAGCGAAGTTTCTATACCAAAAATTGTTTCGTCTTCCGCCCCCGGCTATCACCACGGCAACCCTCGCAGTGATTTTAGCCGTTTCCCAAGAACAAATAACGCACAAGAGCACTGTGTAGACTGCTATGACAGCCCGCGTCGTATTAATCCTGGAAGTTATCAAACGATCGCGCAAATAAACCACCTTATTGAAAGTAACCTATAAAATATTCATGCATAAAAAAACCTCCTCTCTATGACACATAAAGAGGAGGTTTAACTTCCTAGTATCTTCTAATTATAAACTGCTTTCTTCGCTACGCTCCCTTTCATGATCGGCAACACTAACACACACATATCGACCAGGAGCTGATTCGATAATTGTTTTCTTATTTTCTCTCAATGGTTTTTTCATCTCACCATGCTGAGCTTTAAACCATTGCACCCAATCTGGCCACCACGAGCCCTTAATTTTTTCAATTGCTTTGACGTCAGGTAGCTCACTAAAACCAGAAAACCCTTGCTCTATAATACGATGATGATACTTCTCTTTGCATGGAGGGTTAATTACGCCAGCAATATGACCTGAACCCGCCAGAACAAATCTCGATTGGCCACCATGTATCGCCGTTCCGCTATAACATGATTGCCAGTGAGCAATATGATCCTTCTCCGTAGCCACAATATAGTTGGGGATATCTAGCGAAGACAAATCGATACTCACACCACACAAGTTAACACCCTCTTCGCTGGCAAGACGGTTATCCAGATGAAGGTCACGTAGAACGAAACTATGTAACTTATATGGCACATGGGTACTATCAGAGTTCCAATGCATAATGTCGAATGCCTCTGGGCGCTCACCTAACAAATAGTTCTGAATATAATAATTCCAATACAGGTCGTTTTCTCGCAACAAGCTAAAACCAAACGCCAACATCCTACCGTCAAGATATCCTTTCTGTTCCATCATCTTATCAATAGAATCAACGAACTGCTCGTTAATGAAAATAGCAATGTCGCCAGGATCAGTAAAATCGAAACTCGTCGCCAAATAACTTGCGCTGACAATACGCTGATCATTTCGTTTCTTCATTACCGCCAAGC encodes:
- a CDS encoding aminotransferase class V-fold PLP-dependent enzyme — translated: MPHSTPNPWRHHFPLIDQPSCDVNRLSYLDSAATSQKPQCVIDAIEQYYRHYNANVHRAAHTLSARSTSAYEDCRDKVADFIGANESNEVIFTSGTTEGFNLLANTLPYVEGQRWQEGDEVILSTLEHHANIVPWQMLAERLGLVIKVIPLDCNGDLSIPHYQALLGPRTRLVSLTHVSNTLGTINPIKELTRLAHANSSLVAIDGAQACAHLDIDVQEIGCDFYLFSGHKMYAPTGSGILWGKYPLLNLLPPWQGGGEMIKTVSFEKVQYNQLPYRLEAGTPNISAIIGLGAAIDYLSSIDRQQVLRYEQKLCSSAKTQLADIEGINIIGEPKVQGSLFSFLIDGCEPSDIATLLDEQGVAVRSGHHCTQPLMTSLNLTGTVRASFALYNNEDDVNALVTAVHKACELLL
- a CDS encoding SufE family protein, translated to MTHLITQPSASGQLAALAQQSPLGQTINDSQLITQMNNCPDWESRYRIIMQLGKQLPPLPTELRTPESEIHGCESDVWLVVAQYKEHYYILADSRARIVKGLIAAVICALQGKSTEAILSFDLPDYFRQLSLEKHLTPSRSNGLASIIETIKNSVQ
- a CDS encoding RimK/LysX family protein codes for the protein MPLPRLMILFSLLCSHFTYAGPAEQTVSKPVIGSTANFLVDGHTVFRARIDTGASRTSINASDIKVIDGAAKMRDNVGKEVEFTIINAKGKESRQRARIQKVILIKTPQGRESRYLVPLQLTWNGVTSSVDANLRDRSNMNYKLLIGRDWLDSNAVVDVNPKRTIGEISNFLIENDLEFEARIDTGAASTSINAHNIRISNESPSMLDNIGKKISFDLINADGHSITVHTTIAKVVDITNALGTEYRYKVPLKIKWQGETEILNINLRDRSKLTYMLLIGRDWIGRNVIVDVND
- the tcdA gene encoding tRNA cyclic N6-threonylcarbamoyladenosine(37) synthase TcdA gives rise to the protein MVDSYQQRFGGIGRLYGKDSAALFLRSHVCVVGIGGVGSWAAEALARSGIGTITLIDMDDICVTNTNRQIHALVDTIGQSKVEVMAARIRQINPECDVRVIDDFITEDTLFEYIDKRYDYVLDAIDSANNKARLIAHCKRQKVGIVTTGAAGGQIDPTQITVVDLTKTVNDPLAKKVKGLLRRHYNFSKTRNFSVPCVYSTEKLRYPQPDGSACDTKAVMQDGVRLDCSGGFGAATVVTASFAFAAVAKILEKLMLKDALRKQEALKKKEEQSAAK
- a CDS encoding TetR/AcrR family transcriptional regulator; translated protein: MTTIKKTYHHGDLRRSLLDEAVEMIDELGFEGISMRKLADRVGVSRTALYHHFDSKQALLCAVAEDGFIHYTEILGRVARLSSGCHELRMRAYVAAYIDFAMEHSAYYDLMFGREIWKQAAASDSLKEVSYAAFKGFVKTVEQWQREGVLPMTADALRYSQVVWACLHGLSRLLIDGIYVDRGAREGMIDMATQILIQNLGKD
- a CDS encoding NADPH-dependent 2,4-dienoyl-CoA reductase, which encodes MTTADSHYPHLLQPLDLGFTTLKNRSLMGSMHTGLEEAPGGHVRMAAYFAERARGGVGLIVTGGFGPNVEGSTHEHTKLINSDEDIANHRVITDAVHAEDGKICMQILHTGRYAMSEKLVGPSAIKAPINFFTPHPLTAEEIEKQTQDFIFTAKMAQEAGYDGVEIMGSEGYFLNQFIAQRTNHRDDAWGGSYQNRIRLPIDVVRRVREAVGEAFIIIYRLSMLDLVEGGSSFDEVVELGKEIEKAGATLINTGIGWHEARIPTIATKVPRAAFTWVTARFKQELSIPLITSNRINTPDVAEQVLARGDADMVSMARPFLADPEFVNKAAAGQSELINTCIGCNQACLDHVFSMKMTSCLVNPRACHETELNLIPVTNVKKIAVIGAGPAGLSCATAAAERGHQVTLFDRAANIGGQFNVAKQVPGKEEFYETIRYFGNRIKQTQVELKLNTSVTASDLNEGDFDEVVIATGITPRTPPIDGVDHPKVLNYLDVLRDKKAVGKRVAVIGAGGIGFDVSEYLTHDSSHVATSQDIPAFMAQWGVDMTFQARGGVEGMQPQLPTPAREVYLLQRKDSKVGAGLGKTTGWIHRTGLKMAGVKMLNSCEYVKIDDNGLHLNVAGEAQVLPVDNIIICAGQDPLRELVDGLEKPHHLIGGADVAAELDAKRAIDQGTRLAATL
- the pyrI gene encoding aspartate carbamoyltransferase regulatory subunit, yielding MPNKMQVRAIEVGTVIDHIPQGMGIRILKFFQLTDKPDCITIGLNLRTASGDRKDIIKIENTQFTREQANQLSLFAGEATINVIDNYNVVDKYTVNLPETVVGVLSCPNSNCITHEEQVSSRFHVKVRAEVVNLSCHYCEKSYQPRVFKELL
- the pyrB gene encoding aspartate carbamoyltransferase, translated to MKNTLYNKDIISIAELSRHELELIVSTAKQLKERPQPNLLAGKIIASCFFEASTRTRLSFETAVQRLGASFIGFDSGGNTSLAKKGETLADSVQVISSYADAFFMRHPKEGAARLASEFSNIPVINGGDGANQHPTQTLLDLFSIYETQGTLDGLKVAFVGDLKYGRTVHSLAQALSLFDCEFYFVAPDVLQMPDYLCDQLTDSGVKFTKLDEFDELLPELDILYVTRVQKERFDPTEYQHMKSKYVLNATMLAGVKDNLKVLHPLPRVDEITTDVDKTPYAYYFQQAQNGVYARQALLSLVLKEEVCDAK
- the argF gene encoding ornithine carbamoyltransferase, with amino-acid sequence MAFNLRNRNFLKLLDFSPKEISYLIDLAGDLKRAKYAGCEQPRLAGKNIALIFEKASTRTRCAFEVAAFDQGARVTYLGPSGSQIGQKESMKDTARVLGRMYDGIEYRGFGQAIVEELGEYAGVPVWNGLTDEFHPTQILADFLTMLEHGNGKQLNQMSFAYLGDARNNMGNSLMVGAAKMGMDIRLVAPKTYWPETELVEQCKAIAETTGAKITLTEDVASGVKGCDFLYTDVWVSMGEPAEAWDERIAIMTPYQINSDMLVLTGNPDIKFMHCLPAFHDDETVVGKQVANKYGMNGLEVTDEVFESHHSIVFDEAENRMHTIKAIMVATLGS